In Mustelus asterias chromosome 28, sMusAst1.hap1.1, whole genome shotgun sequence, a single window of DNA contains:
- the LOC144480321 gene encoding placenta-specific protein 9-like: MRGVWVLSGLLLFLGLATSETVQQRDDTDWCEHDKALHKQLDVVEKNIEQTVNHLEAEISALLKFIEDSNPPLQLGAPTMDIFENGLS; encoded by the exons ATGCGGGGTGTGTGGGTTCTGTCTGGACTCTTGCTGTTCCTGGGACTGGCCACGTCTG AAACAGTCCAACAGAGGGATGACACAGACTGGTGTGAACATGACAAGGCACTGCACAAACAGTTGGATGTTGTAGAAAAG AATATAGAACAAACGGTCAATCACTTGGAGGCCGAAATATCCGCCCTGCTCAAATTCATCGAGGATTCAAACCCCCCGCTTCAGCTGGGAGCTCCGACCATGGACATTTTTGAGAATG GTTTGTCCTGA